In Vanessa atalanta chromosome 17, ilVanAtal1.2, whole genome shotgun sequence, one DNA window encodes the following:
- the LOC125070317 gene encoding uncharacterized protein LOC125070317, producing MKPRGSRVMHAFTALTMLTMANAQTTCNQGMGRVMYERLPNQQLHGFDDDVIRETAPPFRVLEKCQDLCLRDRSGNSLVRTCNSIDFQPGARIAAFSPEPEYEESTCYLTREQAAPEGIGTLMIVPNSVHFNEICLTSNRPERECPSRRYVFERHARKRLKLPPSDLKEIMVANRTECEDKCLGEFSFVCRSATYDSALRTCSLSRFTRRTHPELLEDDHNADYLENTCLNAERRCDGLAVFIKEENKRLGGPFEADVFSNMTLDECQAMCVRAEKYFCRSIEHDAMTKQCVLSEEDSVSQKDDVTVSASPTHHFYDLVCLDNPRGTEYPDNSVTSHLFSPGRRPDTAFQRYRNSRITGEFHSEITGRSLSECLDECLRQTSFQCRSAVYSDRARTCRLSRYNQKDGMRLLYDPDFDYYENLMHQLVSGENEAGGSGGGSKSTWGTNSSGGSNGGDRDRYPPGVDRYPDDDRYYEDDRYPSRPDRYPPDDRYPVGPDSYPDRYPGDRDRYPVDRYPDDRYPPGVGPDRFPTDRYPPPNDRYPPGVDRYPGGRYPVGDRYPIDGGRFPPYDPPNDISRYPVPERYPVSRYPIDVYPDRFTPDRYPNDRYPIPDRGRYPRPWYNRYPERFDQDRYPATNDLGRYPFSRYPVGVNRDPIPLGGDRYPDLYDKYPPTGSSYPGYGRGGYYGSDYPTGDRFPPSDRYPDRGVRPGPDRYPVEPRPTFGIRRPAERPGGYRGSYPSQGLDRPIGGGGYGGYEPDGPIGPIGGPVNIPIGNGIGGSIGGPVGGPIGPPIGGPLGSPIGGPIGGPLGGRPPIGQRPWQGSRCEEDSFRQVGRQRMQRRFVRRFTTAQSLAHCQRECIEARDFICRSFNYRDVGYGAEPRDNCELSDRDTRELDAANPAHFDNTANEYDFYERALGRIADDCLDVSQVCNEDGMEFTLRLPEGFYGRMYTYGFYDRCFFRGNGGTVNALRISGAHGYPECGTQRYGDTMTNIVVVQFSDNVQTSRDKRFNLTCLFRGPAEAVVTSNYIGAGSGSPIPIEYLPEESSLNSKVRLLILYQGRPTTTIAVGDPLTFRLEAQDGYNYATDIFATNVIARDPYSGRSVQLIDRVGCPVDPDVFPELDKGRSGDSLEARFNAFKIPESNFLVFEATVRTCRDGCQPAYCPSHTGRSEPSFGRRRRDTNSTEIEDETAVKEDDKANKTDNKSEASVFKVSYEEASVDKYLKDEVETPSHVRKMIEVFDNRNELNEENGVADSAPVVAVAGVCVSPQHYRALLVALCVLLSLLLAMLTVALYIYKRYWRVVRKNLQVCARDSSPRAAAPAPHPTRPSLFSASHLHKPFSLSGLGRNFSDMGEEAGSSGRLANAFDDGSEPIYTDPSLFERSRSLRSLHSMDLKPDRRDHHA from the exons ATGAAGCCGCGGGGGTCCCGCGTGATGCACGCCTTCACTGCTCTCACCATGCTAACAATGGCTAAtg CTCAAACAACATGTAACCAAGGAATGGGACGAGTGATGTACGAGAGATTACCGAATCAACAGCTTCACGGTTTTGACGATGATGTT aTACGGGAAACTGCGCCACCCTTTCGTGTTCTAGAAAAATGTCAGGACCTATGTTTACGTGATCGTTCTGGTAATAGTTTGGTTAGGACTTGTAATTCTATCGATTTTCAACCTGGAGCTCGAATAGCTGCTTTCAGTCCTGAGCCAGAATATGAAGAATCCACTTGCTACTTGACAAGAGAACAAGCGGCGCCTGAAGGAATTGGTACACTAATGATTGTTCCGAACAGCGtacatttcaacgaaatttgcTTGACGT CTAACCGACCGGAACGTGAATGTCCTTCCCGGCGCTACGTTTTCGAACGTCATGCGCGTAAACGTCTCAAGCTTCCACCATCAGACTTGAAAGAAATCATGGTAGCAAATAGAACAGAATGTGAGGATAAATGTCTGGGCGAGTTCAGTTTCGTTTGTAGATCCGCTACATATGACTCCGCATTAAGAACTTGTTCATTGAGTAGATTTACTAGAAGGACTCATCCTGAACTCCTTGAAGATGATCACAATGCCGATTATTTGGAAAATACTTGCCTGAATG CTGAGCGTCGCTGTGACGGTTTAGCTGTTTTTATCAAAGAAGAAAACAAAAGGCTCGGAGGACCATTTGAAGCAGATGTATTCTCGAATATGACCTTAGACGAATGTCAAGCGATGTGCGTCCGTGCTGAAAA GTATTTTTGTCGTTCCATTGAACACGACGCAATGACGAAGCAATGCGTTCTCTCAGAAGAAGATTCGGTTTCCCAAAAAGACGACGTGACTGTCAGCGCGTCGCCTACGCATCATTTCTACGATCTCGTCTGCTTAGATAATC CTCGCGGGACCGAGTACCCGGACAACAGTGTGACATCACACTTATTCTCACCGGGCCGGAGACCAGACACTGCCTTCCAGAGATACAGAAACAGTCGTATAACCGGAGAATTCCATTCGGAGATCACAGGACGATCGCTCAGCGAATGCCTGGACGAATGTTTAAGGCAAACGAGCTTCCAATGCAG GTCAGCGGTATATAGCGACCGCGCAAGAACTTGCAGACTCAGCAGATACAACCAGAAAGACGGGATGCGTTTATTGTACGATCCTGACTTCGATTACTATGAAAACCTCATgc aTCAACTAGTTAGTGGAGAGAACGAGGCCGGTGGTTCAGGAGGTGGATCAAAATCTACTTGGGGTACCAATTCATCAG gTGGTAGCAATGGCGGAGATCGTGACAGATATCCGCCTGGCGTAGACCGCTATCCGGATGACGATCGCTACTACGAGGACGATCGCTACCCATCTCGGCCAGACCGCTATCCACCAGATGACCGGTACCCGGTCGGCCCTGATTCCTATCCTGATAGATATCCCGGTGATCGTGACCGATATCCAGTAGACAGATATCCGGATGACAGATACCCCCCTGGTGTCGGACCGGATCGGTTCCCGACAGACCGTTACCCACCTCCAAACGACCGGTACCCGCCGGGCGTTGATAGATATCCAGGTGGAAGGTACCCAGTAGGAGACCGATACCCAATTGACGGAGGACGGTTTCCTCCTTACGATCCTCCTAACGACATAAGTAGATATCCAGTCCCTGAACGGTATCCTGTCAGTAGGTATCCTATTGACGTTTACCCTGACAGATTTACCCCAGATCGCTATCCCAATGACAGATACCCGATCCCTGACAGAGGAAGGTATCCTCGACCCTGGTATAACAGATATCCTGAAAGATTCGATCAGGATCGTTACCCTGCTACGAACGATCTTGGCCGGTACCCGTTCAGTCGCTATCCAGTTGGTGTGAACCGTGACCCGATACCTCTGGGTGGGGACCGTTATCCTGATCTATATGATAAATATCCGCCGACCGGATCATCATATCCTG GTTACGGACGCGGCGGTTATTATGGTTCAGACTATCCCACAGGCGATCGTTTCCCCCCTAGTGACCGGTACCCTGACAGGGGTGTTCGACCTGGCCCTGACAG gtatCCCGTAGAGCCAAGACCAACATTCGGAATAAGAAGACCTGCAGAGAGACCTGGTGGTTATCGTGGTAGTTATCCCTCACAAGGATTGGATCGACCAATTG GAGGAGGTGGTTATGGTGGCTATGAACCAGATGGACCTATTGGGCCGATTGGTGGTCCAGTGAATATTCCAATTGGTAATGGCATCGGAGGATCCATAGGAGGTCCCGTGGGTGGACCAATTGGACCTCCAATTGGTGGCCCACTCGGTAGTCCAATTGGTGGACCGATTGGTGGTCCTTTAGGTGGAAGACCGCCTATCGGTCAAAGACCTTGGCAAGGATCGAGATGTGAAGAAGATAGTTTTAGACAAGTCGGTCGGCAACGCATGCAGAGGCGATTCGTGCGTCGTTTCACAACCGCTCAATCTTTGGCACATTGCCAAAGAGAATGTATTGAAGCGCGAGACTTTATCTGTCGGTCATTCAACTACAG AGATGTAGGTTACGGAGCGGAGCCACGTGATAATTGTGAACTGAGCGACCGCGACACGAGAGAACTGGATGCGGCTAATCCGGCGCACTTCGATAACACGGCCAACGAATACGACTTCTACGAGAGAGCTCTCGGAAGAATCGCTGATGATTGTCTCGATG ttTCACAAGTTTGTAACGAGGATGGCATGGAATTCACATTGCGTTTACCAGAAGGTTTCTACGGACGGATGTATACATACGGTTTCTATGATCGATGTTTCTTCCGCGGCAATGGTGGCACTGTTAATGCGTTAAGGATTTCCGGAGCCCATGGCTACCCTGAATGCGGTACTCAACgg TACGGTGATACCATGACCAATATCGTCGTCGTCCAATTTAGTGATAACGTTCAGACCTCGAGAGACAAACGCTTCAACTTAACATGCTTATTTAGAGGACCAGCCGAAGCAGTCGTGACTTCGAATTACATCGGAGCTGG ATCTGGAAGTCCGATACCGATTGAGTATCTCCCGGAGGAAAGTTCGCTGAACTCGAAGGTCCGTTTGTTGATATTGTACCAAGGCCGACCAACGACCACCATAGCTGTGGGAGATCCTCTCACGTTCAGGCTTGAAGCACAGGACGGGTATAACTATGCCACCGATATATTTGCTACCAACGTGATCGCTCGTGATCCATATTCCGGACGTTCAGTTCAACTAATTGACAGAGTAGG GTGCCCAGTAGACCCTGACGTATTCCCAGAGTTAGACAAGGGTCGTAGCGGCGATTCTCTGGAAGCGAGGTTCAATGCTTTCAAGATACCTGAATCGAACTTCTTAGTATTTGAAGCTACAGTCAGAACTTGTCGAGATGGCTGCCAGCCG GCATATTGCCCAAGTCACACTGGAAGATCAGAGCCATCATTCGGACGTCGACGAAGAGATACAAACTCCACTGAAATCGAAGATGAAACAGCAGTCAAAGAAGATGACAAAGCGAATAAAACCGATAACAAAAGCGAAGCGTCCGTTTTTAAAGTATCATATGAAGAGGCAAgcgttgataaatatttgaaggATGAAGTTGAAACACCAAGTCACGTTAGAAAGATGATTGAG GTGTTCGACAACCGCAACGAGCTGAACGAGGAGAACGGCGTAGCGGATTCCGCGCCCGTGGTGGCGGTGGCGGGCGTGTGCGTGTCGCCGCAACACTACCGCGCGCTACTCGTGGCTCTCTGCGTGCTGCTGTCACTGCTACTGGCCATGCTTACCGTTGCGCTCTACATATACAA ACGCTACTGGCGCGTGGTGCGCAAGAACCTGCAGGTGTGCGCACGCGACAGCAGCCCGCGCGCTGCCGCGCCCGCCCCGCACCCCACGCGTCCCTCACTCTTTTCCGCCTCGCATTTACATAAACCCTTCTCGCTAAG tGGACTTGGAAGAAACTTCTCAGATATGGGTGAGGAAGCAGGATCCTCCGGTCGATTGGCGAATGCGTTTGACGACGGCAGCGAACCTATTTATACAGACCCTTCGCTGTTCGAAAGATCTCGGTCTCTCCGTTCTTTGCATTCAATGGACTTGAAGCCGGACCGACGTGATCATCATGCATAA
- the LOC125070431 gene encoding negative elongation factor B produces MASSSKLPGTGLEDVGVPGQTFLRDALTSCTDPLKAIEEFQLENGILLPSLRPMLPLLDLHGVRRLDFHTSVLEELRDKLISHINEMGTTKDKKEHEKKLKELLLKSFPVVKVKALRPVIMSILKNTSHIDDKFLKVLVRDRDLYNDTDTEVKRQIWQDNQSLFGDEVSPLLSQYIREKENVLFDHEKDSNMFFAPSPKVRRQGAVVQKLAHMIGTSVKLYDMVLQFLRTLFLRTRNVHYCTLRAELLMALHDSEVQDIISVDPCHKFTWCLDACIRERNVDIKRSRELQGFLDSIKKGQEQVLGDLSMTLCDPYAVNFLATSAIKILQHLINTEGLPRDNTILILLLRMLALGLSAWEMIDSQDFKEPKLDSQVVTKYLPALMSLMVDDQVRALHNKLPPDERESAITTIEHSGPPPDACEAYMRESAVCGVLAMYYTLHAAKLRDRGAILRILSILGSCKDGRAYEDPFLHALVALLIQLPDEFQGEDFSTVLFDEFFFAGLSKDNVTRHLLKLLWYIHPKLPETRIQTLMKALQPGTQHNESVHKLYETLQQKMNTQTEPPLNTTEMEYLDSPLMSVPTPAPFHNI; encoded by the coding sequence TTTAAGGCCTATGCTACCTTTATTAGATCTTCACGGTGTTCGCAGACTCGATTTTCATACATCTGTTTTAGAAGAATTGAGAGATAAACTAATTTCACATATCAATGAGATGGGTACAACTAAAGACAAAAAAGAAcatgaaaaaaaacttaaagaacTTTTACTGAAAAGTTTTCCTGTTGTTAAAGTGAAGGCTCTAAGACCTGTTATtatgagtattttaaaaaatacatcacaTATTGATGATAAGTTTTTAAAAGTGCTAGTTCGTGACAGAGATCTGTATAACGACACAGATACAGAAGTAAAAAGACAAATCTGGCAAGACAATCAATCATTATTTGGTGATGAAGTGTCACCATTACTTAGTCAATACATTAGAGAGaaagaaaatgtattatttgatcATGAGAAAGATTCTAACATGTTTTTTGCACCTTCACCAAAAGTGAGAAGACAAGGTGCCGTTGTACAAAAACTGGCACATATGATTGGAACTAGTGTTAAACTCTATGATATGGTTTTACAATTTCTTCGTACATTGTTTCTGCGAACAAGAAATGTACATTATTGCACATTAAGAGCCGAACTTCTAATGGCACTTCATGATTCTGAAGTGCAAGATATTATATCTGTTGACCCCTGCCACAAATTCACATGGTGTTTGGATGCATGTATTAGAGAAAGAAACGTTGATATTAAAAGGTCACGTGAACTACAAGGATTCTTAGACAGTATAAAAAAAGGTCAGGAACAAGTCCTAGGAGATCTATCGATGACATTATGTGATCCATATGCGGTTAACTTCTTGGCAACTTCTGCCATTAAAATTCTACAACACTTAATCAACACAGAAGGACTTCCAAGagacaatacaatattaattttattacttagaaTGCTGGCATTAGGTCTAAGTGCATGGGAGATGATTGATTCACAAGATTTTAAAGAGCCTAAGCTGGACAGCCAGGTAGTAACTAAGTATCTTCCCGCCTTGATGTCACTCATGGTGGATGATCAAGTCCGTGCTTTACATAACAAGCTTCCTCCAGATGAAAGAGAATCAGCTATTACAACCATTGAACATTCAGGACCTCCTCCTGATGCCTGTGAAGCATACATGAGGGAAAGTGCAGTTTGTGGTGTATTGGCTATGTACTATACACTCCACGCTGCTAAACTTAGAGATAGAGGAGCTATCCTTAGAATTCTCAGTATTTTGGGAAGTTGCAAAGATGGCAGAGCTTATGAAGATCCATTTTTACATGCCCTTGTTGCTTTGTTAATACAGCTGCCAGATGAGTTCCAGGGGGAAGACTTCAGTACAGTTTTGTTTGATGAATTCTTCTTTGCTGGTTTATCTAAAGATAATGTTACGAGACATTTGTTAAAACTACTATGGTACATACACCCAAAGTTGCCAGAAACTAGAATCCAAACATTAATGAAAGCTTTACAGCCTGGGACCCAGCATAATGAGTCTGTTCATAAATTGTATGAAACTTTACAACAAAAAATGAATACTCAGACAGAGCCACCTCTAAATACTACTGAAATGGAATATTTGGATTCTCCACTTATGAGTGTTCCCACACCGGCACCctttcataatatttag